The region CAAATGTTACTCAATTTATATTGCTTCAGACCCTTTCAAGGAAAAAATTAAAATTATTTGTGTAGACAGGGACACTGATTTCTTCGGGTTTTGAGTTACCTTTACAGATACAATTCTGCAATTTACGTCTCTGTTGCGCCAATTGGCTCTTGATCTTTCTCATCTTGATAATTTCTACATCACGACCTGTAAGTCTATCATAAGGAGTAACGTTACCAATACCCTGATGAGGCCGGCGATGGTTATAGTAGTCAAAGAAGCCTGATAAATTATCTCTGGCCTCAAGATGATTTGAATATTCATTACGATAGATCTCTTCCTGCTTAGTAGTTCGGAATAATCGCTCAAGGACGGCTAAATCTTGAGGAATATGGGGCCGGGAGTAGTCATTAAGGATGCCTAAGTCCCTTAAGAACTTCTTTAAGGATTTGGCCTTCATCTGAGGGCCGTTGTCAGAGTGAATGATTGGCTTCTGTTCTTTTTGATGTAAATCATATTTAGCCAGAGTAAAATCTATTGTCCTTTGAACATCCTTGGCAGTAGAGGAGGCTGATAATTCCCAGCCTGGCACATAACGCGAATAAAGGTCTATAATGACTATAAGATACCAGAAGGCCTTGCCGATGAGGACATAGGTTAAGTCCACCAGCCAGTGCTGGTGAGGTGCTGTTGCTTCGGGTCTGAGCCAGCGCTTTTTGGGCTTTAAGATATTGTGCTCTTTGATCAGTTCCTTCTGCTTTAATCGTCGATAAACAGTAGAGGCAGAGATATAGATATCCTGTTTCTCCAAGTTAAACTTTATTTCTCTGTAGTGTTGCTCAGGATGATCATTGGCATACTGAAATATAGCCCCTTCCTCTTCGGGTAGTAAACGATTGCTAATATTTTTGGCCAGGGGAGGCTTATCAGCAAGGCCATTGAGCCCAAAACTTCTATAAAGCTCTTTCCAGCGATAGAATCTATCTGAATTTAGGCCTAAGATGCGGCAAGCTCTACGGGAAGAGAGTTTATTTTGATCGATGGCCTTAAGAAGTTCGTATTTGACCATAACCGATAACCTTTTGCCTTTAATCGGACCTAATAGTCCGAGTTCGTTCTTTTTTTTAAAAGGTCTATCTCAGATGCCTGAGATGTAATAATCTCTTTTAAGCGTTCGATCTTTGAGTTGAGAGCTTCCTTTTCAGCATCTTTCTTGCCTCTGCGGGAATTCAAGGCCTTCAGGGCTCCCTCTAAGG is a window of Candidatus Thermoplasmatota archaeon DNA encoding:
- a CDS encoding IS3 family transposase encodes the protein MKGKRLSVMVKYELLKAIDQNKLSSRRACRILGLNSDRFYRWKELYRSFGLNGLADKPPLAKNISNRLLPEEEGAIFQYANDHPEQHYREIKFNLEKQDIYISASTVYRRLKQKELIKEHNILKPKKRWLRPEATAPHQHWLVDLTYVLIGKAFWYLIVIIDLYSRYVPGWELSASSTAKDVQRTIDFTLAKYDLHQKEQKPIIHSDNGPQMKAKSLKKFLRDLGILNDYSRPHIPQDLAVLERLFRTTKQEEIYRNEYSNHLEARDNLSGFFDYYNHRRPHQGIGNVTPYDRLTGRDVEIIKMRKIKSQLAQQRRKLQNCICKGNSKPEEISVPVYTNNFNFFLERV
- a CDS encoding transposase, whose protein sequence is MAKRKLTAQEKLQLVIESFKGDVNTSELCRKHDIWPTELNRFKQRALEGALKALNSRRGKKDAEKEALNSKIERLKEIITSQASEIDLLKKRTNSDY